The following are encoded in a window of Castanea sativa cultivar Marrone di Chiusa Pesio chromosome 9, ASM4071231v1 genomic DNA:
- the LOC142610965 gene encoding cationic peroxidase 1-like codes for MAPFLSIPSILTTIKLFLLFSFFVGMVYTQLSPTFYATSCPNALSTIKSAVDSAVSSEPRMGASLLRLHFHDCFVNGCDASVLLDDNSTFTGEKTAGPNNNSLRGFDVVDTIKSQLENICPGVVSCADILAVAARDSVVALGGTNWTVQLGRRDSTTANVTAANSNIPAPTLNLSGLLSAFSNKGLTAKELVALSGSHTIGQARCTVFRTRIYNETNIDSSFATSLKSNCPSTGGDNNLAPLDLTSPTSFDNAYFKNLISNKGLLHSDQELFNGGSTDSQVNAYSSNSASFLTDFANAMVKMGNLSPLTGTSGQIRKNCRKTN; via the exons ATGGctccttttctttctatccCATCAATTCTCACCACCATCAAGTTATTCctgttattttcattttttgtgggGATGGTCTATACTCAGTTGTCCCCTACTTTCTATGCAACATCATGCCCTAATGCCCTTTCCACCATTAAATCAGCTGTAGACTCTGCAGTGTCAAGTGAGCCACGCATGGGAGCATCCTTGCTCCGTCTTCACTTTCATGACTGCTTTGTTAAT GGGTGTGATGCATCGGTTCTCTTAGACGACAATTCAACTTTCACCGGAGAAAAAACAGCGGGTCCTAACAATAATTCACTAAGGGGATTTGATGTAGTAGACACTATCAAATCTCAATTGGAAAATATTTGTCCTGGTGTTGTGTCTTGTGCTGACATTTTAGCCGTTGCTGCAAGAGATTCTGTTGTTGCA CTGGGTGGGACTAATTGGACGGTTCAATTGGGTAGAAGAGACTCTACCACTGCAAATGTAACTGCTGCTAATTCCAACATCCCTGCTCCAACATTGAATCTTAGTGGCCTTCTCAGTGCCTTCTCAAACAAAGGTTTAACCGCCAAAGAATTGGTGGCCCTATCAG GATCTCACACGATAGGCCAAGCAAGGTGCACAGTTTTCCGAACCAGGATCTACAATGAAACCAACATAGATTCTTCATTTGCAACTTCATTGAAATCGAACTGTCCAAGCACTGGTGGTGACAACAATCTTGCCCCTCTAGACTTGACTAGTCCAACATCTTTTGATAATGCTTACTTCAAGAATTTGATAAGCAACAAGGGACTCTTACACTCAGACCAAGAACTCTTTAATGGGGGTTCCACAGATTCCCAAGTTAACGCTTACAGCTCCAACTCCGCAAGCTTTCTAACAGACTTTGCAAACGCAATGGTGAAGATGGGGAACCTTAGCCCACTCACAGGCACAAGCGGCCAAATTAGGAAAAATTGTAGAAAAACCAACTAA